In the genome of Buteo buteo chromosome 14, bButBut1.hap1.1, whole genome shotgun sequence, the window GGCCAGGCAGAGAAGCTATTCACTAGAACTTATGTTTTGGCCACGGAATTGGTTTCTTGAGAAATACTATTCTATTGCACTGTTCCCCCAtttcaaaaattaatattaaccATTACGAACTATTATGTCAAGTAAAGATGAGAAAGCTGTTCTACTAATTTATCATGACAAATATAACTAATTGATGAAATTTCTACATAGCACCCTCTAGCTCTCCTAATCTGTACGTCTAATTTAGAAACCAACTTCGTATGAGCCAGACCTCATCATAAATGTATGGTTTTACCGCATAGATAAGCTAATAGTGCAGCAGAGCACAGGCTGTACCTGCACCTGAGCTAGGAGAACCTAAGTAGCAGCAAAATACCCTGTGCACACACCAGACACAGCCTGTGTACATCCTCAATTGCAGCATAAACTCCCCCAAGGTTTGTACAGCCTGTAAGTCACAATTAGCAATATCGCAGACAGCTGAGGTGTCTTTTCTTCATGACTAATGTGAGCTGTGTCACACTCAAACAAGAGAAACAGGCTTTGGCTTTCAGCAGCCCACATGTGTCCCACCACATGATATAAAACTGCAGAGCCAGCCTTGAGGTCAGAACATGAAGTTTCTCACTAAAGTGCCTGTTTCTGTTAGAACTGTAGTATATTCATTCAAGAGAACTAAAAAGTCACTTGGTGACCCTTAGTAGAGAAATacaaattgttttgaaaaaaaccatatTGTTTTATATCCTTACCAAGTAACATACCTTTTACAGTGTATTGTTGGATGTTTTCTGCTCGGCTCTCCAATTAAGATCCAATATTCTACTTCTTGCTGCAAGACACGACCTCTGTTCAATAGAAGATACAATCCTAGTAAGATTTATTGTGcatactaaaaagaaaaagagagattaaCATTCTATTGTTCCTTTTACAATTTTCTAACATTTCCTCAGCCAAACTAAAAACCAGCTCCTGTGCCATAAACAGTGTTTGCCATTGCGTACAGGGAAACTTTTTGTTTCACACAGCCTGGAAGCAAGATAGAAGCTACTGCTTATTATTTGGCAGAAAGACagatcttcattaaaaatagtgTTACTTGGATGAAAGGCAGTCTACTATAAGATccaaatataaatatacaataaatatatacataacaATGGAAATCAGAGTTGTGGAAAGCCACATGAAGGTGGGACAAACATCTTACTCCCTATCTGTGATGTCTAACGGAGTCACTAAAGAGCCCCTTCCACTATTTTTAAACTGTACCCCAGCTGACAGTTGTTACTGACAGCTGTAGGGTAACCTGTATGAAAACAACTGGTAACTTCAACTGCTTCCTCCTAAGCATCCAGTAccacatattaaaaaacaaaaccctcaaCTGATACTAGTTCAAGTTTGCAAGCAACTTCCAAAAAACTCAAAGCCTGCAGTAACCTTGTCAGGGAAAATTTGTGACAAACATCAGAGCAGACTGATGAGATACAGATGATTGTTCTGTGACTTCCTGTGTATAATAATCCTGTGAAAAACTACTTCAGTTTCAACTGTGACAAAAcctgagatttttctgccttggGTATTAGACAGCATATGGCCTTACTGCTTGCAATAATTTGTTTACTTATAAATAATTCCCTGTAAAATAACAACGTATGCCATCATTCTACAGATGGGAAACCAAGACACAGGATAGATTGACTTACCTAAAGTCACACTGGAAGTCTGTGGTTGAACTGGGAACTGAACCCAGGTCTCCCGAGTCCAAATCCAGCAACCTAAGATCATACAGGAAGTCTGTGGGTGACCTAAGAACTGTCTCCTAAACTCAGCCTAGCAACCTATCTACCCTTTTCTTTTGGAACTTAAATGTTTCTTAGCTcgatttttaaagaaaagttttcctttgtaaCTAGAATGCAAAAACAGGTAAACAAGAACTGCTGCAGAATCTATTGATAGTGCTTCTGGAacctaaacattttttttcccagtaagaTATTAGAAGATATCAAGAAAAGAGGATGCTCTTCTGGTCTGACCTCCAGCCTAAAATAAGGCTATAAAAGCTCCTTGAACTCATTACTTCATGCTACATTGTTAGAAGATGTCTGTCATTAGGAAGAAAATCTAATACTGACTTAAGAATAATATCACTAGTGACTGAGAATCCATTTCAACAATGGGTAAAGTATTGAAACCGTTGTTCTCGTTCATTACTAAACTATATAAATTTAAACTAGATATAAGGCATATTAAGTTTCTACACAGTGGACCATATTGTTTCTCAAACTGCATTTTTGACCTAgtaaacaattttatttattttttttttactttgctctTCCAGTGCAAATTCTTAGTAACTGGTCAAGTAAGTACGCCATTAACCTTTTGGTAAACTTAAGCAGACTGATGTGTTGGACTTCTATTTGGGGCATATTTTCCACACTCTTCTCACTCACATGGCATGTCAGTGAATGCAGTGTTAATTAAAAACTTCTGTATTCTTTTGTTCACATACTAAAAGCTTTCATTAACCCTATGGTCAGACTCACACCGGGAACAAATTAGATTGAGACGATTATGCTTTATTACCTCCAAACAGTTACCATTTTGAACTCTAAAAGTAGAGCTAGTATTCTCCATTCCTTGATGCGACTCTACATCTTCAACACAGCCAAAGGTAGACTGCTTGGTAAGCAAAATGCAAGACTGAGGCTCCCCTTACACCAGGGACCTAGTCTTTTCATTGTTTGGCACTCCCCACTATCGGTATCTGCTAATTTTGTCAGGAATTGTCTTCTTAGGCTcaatgataatactaataaatacTGACCAACAGTTGAACCTTGAGAAAGTCCAACAGAAACATCCAATACATACTTTGTTTGCAACTACTTTGAGAGAGGAAAACCAGTTTAATATGGTTCTGTGAATGAAGTAAAACAAACTACTCTCAGCATATCATACTGCAGCAAGTTAAATGCCTTACAAAAGCTAAGATAAATTGCCTCAAGATAATGAAATTTTTTGAACTTagaatttgtgtttttaatgcaAGACTTTCCCTAAACTCAGTATGAATATCAATGCTATTATCCTCTTTCAAAACCTATATTTAATTGAAACCTGTATCAACTATTCCATTACTTCATCCTCAGTAATATCACCCTGACAAACCTGAAATTATTCAggtaattgtatttttattctaaaacaaCTGGCATATTAAGTTTCTCCTGGTCTTTGAGAAGTGCTCCAGCATTCCAAGTGTTgtttaaaaaagccaaacatagcaaaagcaaaactgtgaCAGTCCAGAGATCTCTTCTACCTTCTCTCCCCACACCCCTGCCAtggatacacacacacacagacacacacacacagacacagacacacacacacacagacacacacacacacagacacacacacacacagacacacacacacacagacacacacacacacagacacacacacacagacacacacacacacagacacacacacacagacacacacacacagacacacacacacagacacacacacacagacacacacgcccatatggttttatttttcagactaATTACCTTCACTTCTCCTTCAAGAAAATAACTACCCTCTCCATATCTGACTAAAATGTCTTTAACCAATTTCTTAGTACCATTCATAGTTTTCTGTTTAAGTTCTCTCAGCCTAGTCTGCTTAGTTGTGTTTAATTTTAAGTCAATCCTTGCAAACCACACAGTAGCGTTCAGCTAGTTCAGGCATAAATGTATTTACAACACATGCTGAAAAGTTATTTAGGGAGCAAAATGGTATCAActtgcagtaatttttttctgtacgTTTCCTCCACTAAAATAAGCATAAACACAGTATCTTACCTATAGGCTTTACTAGCTTTTACTGGGGTTGCTTCAAATCCAATTGGGCAGAAATAATGGTTTTGGCAATGGTAGATGTAGGCCATTGAGTCATCTTTCAGCCCACGTGTCAGCTTTGCAAGGGCCCCTGCAGCTACAAAGAAAGATCACATTAACAGTCCAGAGTGGTTTGAGTCCTGCCTTAACATATTCAGCAAAAAATACCTATTTGATAACATAAAAATAGTTACACTGCTTTTTAAGTTAGAGGACATGACTTGACAGGCATgcacaaaatacagttttgattTCAAACGTCTTAGTATTTAATTTCCTGCctgatacaaaaaaaaaccaacatctGCCACACGGTCTGTACTAGGGAAATGCGATATAAAGTAGACATTGTATTTCGATTGAAGtcatattaaaaattacttattctgccaaaaaaaaacccaaaaaaacacagaagtatCTCTTAACCTAGAAAATACACACTGCAACACAACGCAGTCCCACTGCCCCAAGTCAGATGTAGCACACATCAATGATACCACTGAAACCCCTGAAAGCTTTCAATCATTTTGGTATCATGAGCTTCTTGGAGCTTCCTAGTCTCAGGAACACATTCCACATTTGGGCATACAATGTTTTGTAACTTGTGGCTACAGTGCTCAGTTTCAGGAAAAGACTAGAAAAGGCACTGAAACATGACAGAATTCTCAAATGGGATGCCAAGAACAGAAAATGATTTCCACGTTAATAATCTCCCCCAAAACTTTTCAGCATGGCTTTTACCCTTTTAAGGAACCTTACAGTTAGAAGATAATTACCCAGACTATACCAAAGGCTAATAAAGACAAATTATACTTTCATACACAGTTTAAGTAACACACTTAAAAGCAGACATAAAAATGCACCTTCACAAGCTAATTGAGAATAATCACCTAACTTTCAGAGACAGATGTTTGGGTAAAGTCAGGCAGAACGGATCAGTTCACTAactttaaaattgcattttttaaaagtataaaacaTCTATTAAAGGAATTAATACTTTTGTGCCGTACATTCTAAATTTTTATACAACACAGATTtctaaaatgctgaaatacaacCGTGTTGCCCCCCCAGTGTATTACAGCACACACATCTTCCAGGACACCAACACGGAACTGGAATTGCAGTGTCCTCCCGGATACCTTAAAATTCCAGTTCTGTGATAGCAGAATATATAgcacagaatatattttatcaaaatagaagtaaaaatgaaagttttggCAAGATAAGATAAAAAGTACAACCAGAAAAATCAGGCAACTGGGAGCTATTTGACAGTTTATCTCAAACTGCAAGTACTACTTACAGAATTTGTCCTGTCAAATGCTACACATtgcaggatttttcagtttatatACTGTGAGAAGAATGCTTTAGGATTAGCTACATACCAGTTTCTCCAGCTGTCTTGTTCTTCCCATGAGGTTTATACAGAACATATGAGCATCCCTTGATATGGAAGTGATCATTTATTTGCCTAAACCATCTGAAACAATAAGCTTAAAGATTGTAGTAACTCAAGAGTTATTAAACGCAATTGTCTTTCCTCCCACTTTCCCTCTGCTTGACAGTTTAGAAAAAAGTCTCGGTGTGCTACTAGAGAACCTAGCATGCTAGGATATAGATGATAGATGACCTAATACCCTAATACAAACAAAACTTAACGTGTcctagagagagaaagaaatactcaaagccttttccaacataaatccATAATAACCAAAGGACTGCATATGAAATGTTGGTCCTATTGTGTTCAGTCCAGTCACGCCTAACTTTCAGTAACTCAGCCTTTAGAAAGGCACTCAAATTCTGAAGTGCCAAGCTTCAACCATGATTTGTAAGCTACACGAAGGAAACTTTCTAAGACACCAGAAGGTAGGACCCTTCAAGTGAGACTTTCTGCATATCATTTTGGGCTTCTGTCACATAAGCTTCACAATGCCCAAGCGTTACAGGAGTCCCATAGTGCAACTCCTCACAGCAGCAGTAAGTGAGGACAGGTctgcaaataatattttgtctCAGATACTCACTTTTCCACATTAGAAGATTCAAATTCACATCTCTGAAGATATTCAATCATAAAGCTATGTTGGGTGATGGAGTTGGCTCTCAGCCCTCCTGTTTTCCAGTCTGCCAagtacttaaaaattatttgacccggcagaaaaaaaaaaaactaataaGGGTAACTTTTCTGCAGCGCAAAGGGCACTCacaggggaaaaggaagaagaatacAAGTTTAATTTTTGTCTGCATAGACTGTTGACGTGAAGAGACAGAACAATTTATCAGCTTGGTATACAAGAGTTGCTATACCCTAACATACTCCTAAAGAGATACAAAATCTGGATCCAAGTCTCCTAAGGCAGAGAAGGAAGTTTTCACAACACTCTCCAATGATCTAGCCAGCATGCTACCATTAAAGAACAGACTGCTGCCACATTTTCAAATCCAGCACCCACATTCTGTGCCAAACCTTATACACTGCCTTCAAAAAATACTAACTAGATCAAATGCCACTCATGAAACAGGCAAGAACACTGCAAAACTTTTAAATCTCAGAGCAGGGTAATACCCCAAAGCCCTGTCGAGATGTTCAACACTCATGTACAAAACGCTCCTGGCCCTGTTTAATCCTAAAATTCCTTATGAgcttaataaaacaaacaaacaaaaggacaAAGACTTTAGACCCAACTCATCAAGAtcaggaaacagaagagcagtagtgaaacagaatttgaaagtTCAAGTGTTCTGTGACTCCAGCCCCATGTTTTCTGGTTgagttttttcttcccctcctcctcctgaacAGCTCCATTGTAGCAAAGGTGCAGCACTCACTATCTCATTTTCAAttcttaaattatattttacataaaGCTACTAGTATATCAATTGCCTTTCCAGGCTGTTTCAGTgacattaaaaagcatttaacatgcattttcaaaaacagcaaaatgagagtaaagaaaaaatttcctAACCAGGAGACTCGATCCATTAGAGTATTATACAACCATTAAACAAACTGgacaaaaatcaaacagaatTTCATGTTCACCCGATCTGTGTAGCAACATCACACTATACAAAATGGCTAGTGTGAAAAACTCTTTGAGAAGTTTCTTTGGGCACTGTCAGAGTACCCAGGTATGCTTCATTATTCTGAAACTTAAGACAACTAACTTGTGtatgccacttttttttttttttttaaacaaatgaactactactgtatttttaaaggtccTGTCTCTTagttttatgttatttttgcatACATTAACAATTTAGCTGCATCAAAAGAACCAAACGTACCTCATTAAAGTTGTATTTCCAGTGAAGGGACCAAACCTAATCTCCTCAAACGGGGGCTGAAAGCCCAGTATATGCAAAGCTTCTTCTTGAGTAATAGGTGGTAAactggagggaaggaaatatTGTTTAATAACGCAATTGGCAACATATTTTAGACTTTCTAGAGGCAAAGCTGTCTGTGTGACCTACCTTCCAGCTCCCAGTGTACTATATAAGAAATTCCAGCAAGACACTAAGGATGAAATTCCACAGGAAGTCTTGTATTGAGGTCGGCTAACACAATacctaaaccaaacaaaaacccaaacagattGGTAAGCATTCTTCATTTAGCTAGAGGAGCAACCTGAACTACTTTCCTGTGTGACATGCCACTGAAGTGCCATGTTATAGTAAATGTTTTTATGTtgcctgtattaaaaaaaaaaaaagtgcattcttttaaaaaaatacataatggACCAAATATGTTAACCAATTTAAGCTTGTCACATAGTATTACCCTATTTCATACAAACCAGTTAAATTTCTAACAGCCCCATGGCAGTTCTGTACAAATGCTCCCGTAGGAAGAAATGGTTCTGTACTAATATAATGTACAGTGTGATCCAGTCTCTTCTAACACGTGAACTTGTAGGAAACTGCATCTCTACCAATTTACTAACGAATGTTATTCCCAGTAGCAGATTCCCTAGACTAGCTCTAACCTTCTGATGTCATAGACATACAGTAAGAACCAGACAGAGTCATTAAACTAAGTGAATTTAGAGAACTATATTCATATGATATAGGTTGTACAGAACCGATAGATTCTGATCAAGTATTTCCCAGCAAAACGAAAAATCAGGAGTAAGACGTACCAGTACTGTGTTCAAGGTTACTTTTTGCCCGAGCATGCTaatgaatttgcatttttttaagcaatgaaTCCCCAAATTTTCcttattgaaaggaaaaaacatctaGAAAGTGTTTTTAGAATTTCAACAGATCAGAGGGAAGCTCTTTCTTCTTGTAGAAAGTATGAGATTAAGTGTATGTACGCTTAACATATCCCcatttctactaaaaaaaaaaaggcacgaCGACCTATTAAGAAGTTTGAAATCAGATAACCACCAACAGTGTTTACCGACAAACTATATGGGGATAATCTTAAATACAATTCATAAATACTACCATCTCCGGAGGTCCAACACTTTCCTCTCCTTCACATCTTCAAGAGCAGAACGCTGAGGACACTCCCtgtattgtttgctttttttgtctaCAGATTTCTTCTTTGTCACTTGTTTCTTCATGTTGCCtgcaaaacagatttcagaaacaaatgaatGACTAGTTTACCTTTCATAACTCCctccttaaatatttttagtaacaGCATGCACCTCAAACAGAAGCACTGGTTGTGTTAGTAAGTGCAAATCAGGACTAAACATTAATTGAAGGAAAAAGCTCAAATACATAATCAAGATTGTCAACAGGTTTGTAAAGCTGCCATTAGCTCCGTAAACAACATCGTATTTAGATTGTGAACAGAATTAATGATGACCTGCTCAACTGTTTAGAGAGAGCAGCCAATCTGATTATTCTAATGCGTTAAATCAGCCATCCCAGAAATAGACTCTCAGACCAACATGGAATTCCATCTCCTAACATTAAATGCACAGGGAAATATAATGAAACACTCGCTCTTCACAGCCAAGTGCTGTAACCAGCTACACTTTCTGATGAAAATTTACATGCAAATTCAGTGAGAATAATACACCACCaaggtcttttcttttttataaccTACTGAGGCAGTAGAAAATGAAGAGTTGGGCCACATGCTAGAGCAGGAGTATTTCTGTCCCATTTTGAAGCCATCATATCCAAATGAAATATATCACATATATTTTAGCAAAAATGACATTCTGtaagatattttcatttgtttcttatttttatttaaggacACTACCTATGCACATTAAAGGTCAATGGCAACTTGCCAAACACGTTTTTAAGTTTTGCTAAACTGGTTTCATACTAAGGTAGAGAAAACAGCAATTTGACTAGCTAGCCAagccattaagaaaaaaatcaacagccCACTCTAGGTCAGCAGAGGGATTACAGGACAAAGAAAACCAAGTGCGTATGCAAGTGCTTGATTCACAGTTGCAATCTGTGACTAGGCAGAGAAAGAACACAGGAGGCAGCAAAGAAGCCAGTTTTAAAGAAACGGGCTCCCTGACACTGTATACATAtagcaaatcaaaataaatagaattcTGTTACAGAAATCAACTGCTTTCCTAGAAAGCCGTAAAGATTTCATTTACTTCTTCACATAAATAAACCACgtctttaatttcaaaatacaccTCTGAAGTACCTTGAAACATTTCTGCGAGTGAAAAACCTGTACTTAACAGGTAAAAGTAATCACTGCACAATGCACTAGGTCctactaaaagaaaagaaagaaaaaaaaacccccaaagccccaggaaaaaaaaagcaacaaacaaaaccaacaaaacagaaGCCACCCCAAACAATACCTAAAAACCCCACACACTCAAGCAGAAGCCAGCCTTGTTTCAGAGCCACTTCCCCAGTCAGCTCCACCTGACTTTCACGCTAACTCACTCCCTCCTTTCCCAACGAGCCGGTTGTTTGAAATTACGTACAGGCTCTTCTATAGCACTTCCTCGAGAGGTACATGTGCTGACCAGTCCCCTCCACAAGCAAGCTGTAAACAAGAAGCCTTTTCCTACCACATCCAATCTTCACCACCTCACCTGCCTTGTTCTTCAGATTTGTGGTCACGCCATTGAACTCCGATTTGTCGATTTCCCATGCCAGTGGAAGCTTTCCAAGATCGCCAGGCAAGCTTTCCAAGTTAGCATCTTCACTGTAGATGATCTCTGAAGCACCAGTTCGAATGCCGAGCAAGCTAGGTGTGTTATTGCCAACGTTTAAGGCAGCACCGCCTGACAGGCAGGCACTAACTGAAGCACTTGGGCTTTTACAAATAGATGttactctgtttaaaaaagcataGTCTGAGCAGATGGTGTAAAATTTCTCTCGTGTATGAGTCACAGGACATCCCCATGGATAATGCCCATCTCCCCTAGACACCAAGGACGCAGTGGAGGCATCTGACATGCAGTATGGCTTCACGGGATCACAAAGAGAAGCTTCCGGGGATTCTTTCCCAggtttgttttcagcatttccattatttCCAGCACCATTCtccttttcatcttctgaaatgttAGGCATTGAATGATACTGAAAGAATATTGTACGgctaagaatatttttttctttatgttttaattACAACAGAGTTTGCATCATTGCCTCCATTGCCTCTGCAAGGTATTGATGAGgtacctgaaagaaaatgagaagttaGTACAGGTGTCTCAAtcaacataaaatatatataacacTTATCTTTGAACTCACATCCAACAGAAGCTGAAACACCCTTCAAGATACATCACAACACACACCGTGTCTTTCCTAAGCATCTCTAGAATTCTACAAACAGCACTTTTTATTGTTAGTGAGGTGCCAACAGCATACACCACAGTGATGCCATGACGAAGACATCAAGAGTAATTAAGCTTGTAAACCAGCAcgtgactaaaaaaaaataaagaaaatgaaaagcttccCACATTTACATAGTTGTGGTTGGTCACTTCTATTTGTTCCAGTCACAATACATTGCCTATGCGGAGTACAAAATAATCTATACAAATCCATAAATCACAGCAACAGCAACTCAAGGTCACTTAATTCTGACAAATCCTGCATACTTGCACAAGTGAGGCTCAAGCTTACAGAAAATTACAGTAGCTGTTACCTCTGTTGACTGTAAATTGACAACACTACCCTTAATCTGTTTCACTGCTTTCCTCATACGGCTATTCAGGgttcccttttatttttatgcgCCTCCTATTCTTCAAGACGC includes:
- the BIVM gene encoding basic immunoglobulin-like variable motif-containing protein isoform X1 → MPNISEDEKENGAGNNGNAENKPGKESPEASLCDPVKPYCMSDASTASLVSRGDGHYPWGCPVTHTREKFYTICSDYAFLNRVTSICKSPSASVSACLSGGAALNVGNNTPSLLGIRTGASEIIYSEDANLESLPGDLGKLPLAWEIDKSEFNGVTTNLKNKAGNMKKQVTKKKSVDKKSKQYRECPQRSALEDVKERKVLDLRRWYCVSRPQYKTSCGISSLVSCWNFLYSTLGAGSLPPITQEEALHILGFQPPFEEIRFGPFTGNTTLMRWFRQINDHFHIKGCSYVLYKPHGKNKTAGETAAGALAKLTRGLKDDSMAYIYHCQNHYFCPIGFEATPVKASKAYRLLDLDSGDLGSVPSSTTDFQCDFRGRVLQQEVEYWILIGEPSRKHPTIHCKRWADIVTDLNTQNPEYLDIRHLERGLQHRKTKKVGGNLHCIIAFQRLNWQRFGPWNFPFGNVRQDKQCQTQGQGISKSESEDNISKKQHGRLGRSFSAGFHQESTWKKANLRERRNSGYQSYNDYDGND
- the BIVM gene encoding basic immunoglobulin-like variable motif-containing protein isoform X2 — its product is MPNISEDEKENGAGNNGNAENKPGKESPEASLCDPVKPYCMSDASTASLVSRGDGHYPWGCPVTHTREKFYTICSDYAFLNRVTSICKSPSASVSACLSGGAALNVGNNTPSLLGIRTGASEIIYSEDANLESLPGDLGKLPLAWEIDKSEFNGVTTNLKNKAGNMKKQVTKKKSVDKKSKQYRECPQRSALEDVKERKVLDLRRWYCVSRPQYKTSCGISSLVSCWNFLYSTLGAGSLPPITQEEALHILGFQPPFEEIRFGPFTGNTTLMRWFRQINDHFHIKGCSYVLYKPHGKNKTAGETAAGALAKLTRGLKDDSMAYIYHCQNHYFCPIGFEATPVKASKAYRLLDLDSGDLGSVPSSTTDFQCDFRGRVLQQEVEYWILIGEPSRKHPTIHCKRWADIVTDLNTQNPEYLDIRHLERGLQHRKTKKVGGNLHCIIAFQRLNWQRFGPWNFPFGNVRQDKQCQTQGQGISKSESEDNISKKQHGRLGRSFSAGFHQESTWKKANLRERRNTGCLL
- the BIVM gene encoding basic immunoglobulin-like variable motif-containing protein isoform X4, whose protein sequence is MPNISEDEKENGAGNNGNAENKPGKESPEASLCDPVKPYCMSDASTASLVSRGDGHYPWGCPVTHTREKFYTICSDYAFLNRVTSICKSPSASVSACLSGGAALNVGNNTPSLLGIRTGASEIIYSEDANLESLPGDLGKLPLAWEIDKSEFNGVTTNLKNKAGNMKKQVTKKKSVDKKSKQYRECPQRSALEDVKERKVLDLRRWYCVSRPQYKTSCGISSLVSCWNFLYSTLGAGSLPPITQEEALHILGFQPPFEEIRFGPFTGNTTLMRWFRQINDHFHIKGCSYVLYKPHGKNKTAGETAAGALAKLTRGLKDDSMAYIYHCQNHYFCPIGFEATPVKASKAYRLLDLDSGDLGSVPSSTTDFQCDFRGRVLQQEVEYWILIGEPSRKHPTIHCKRWADIVTDLNTQNPEYLDIRHLERGLQHRKTKKDKIQYSSSVPCARMNQDICIYSIFGHSI
- the BIVM gene encoding basic immunoglobulin-like variable motif-containing protein isoform X3 gives rise to the protein MPNISEDEKENGAGNNGNAENKPGKESPEASLCDPVKPYCMSDASTASLVSRGDGHYPWGCPVTHTREKFYTICSDYAFLNRVTSICKSPSASVSACLSGGAALNVGNNTPSLLGIRTGASEIIYSEDANLESLPGDLGKLPLAWEIDKSEFNGVTTNLKNKAGNMKKQVTKKKSVDKKSKQYRECPQRSALEDVKERKVLDLRRWYCVSRPQYKTSCGISSLVSCWNFLYSTLGAGSLPPITQEEALHILGFQPPFEEIRFGPFTGNTTLMRWFRQINDHFHIKGCSYVLYKPHGKNKTAGETAAGALAKLTRGLKDDSMAYIYHCQNHYFCPIGFEATPVKASKAYRGRVLQQEVEYWILIGEPSRKHPTIHCKRWADIVTDLNTQNPEYLDIRHLERGLQHRKTKKVGGNLHCIIAFQRLNWQRFGPWNFPFGNVRQDKQCQTQGQGISKSESEDNISKKQHGRLGRSFSAGFHQESTWKKANLRERRNSGYQSYNDYDGND
- the BIVM gene encoding basic immunoglobulin-like variable motif-containing protein isoform X5, with the translated sequence MPNISEDEKENGAGNNGNAENKPGKESPEASLCDPVKPYCMSDASTASLVSRGDGHYPWGCPVTHTREKFYTICSDYAFLNRVTSICKSPSASVSACLSGGAALNVGNNTPSLLGIRTGASEIIYSEDANLESLPGDLGKLPLAWEIDKSEFNGVTTNLKNKAGNMKKQVTKKKSVDKKSKQYRECPQRSALEDVKERKVLDLRRWYCVSRPQYKTSCGISSLVSCWNFLYSTLGAGSLPPITQEEALHILGFQPPFEEIRFGPFTGNTTLMRWFRQINDHFHIKGCSYVLYKPHGKNKTAGETAAGALAKLTRGLKDDSMAYIYHCQNHYFCPIGFEATPVKASKAYRGRVLQQEVEYWILIGEPSRKHPTIHCKRWADIVTDLNTQNPEYLDIRHLERGLQHRKTKKDKIQYSSSVPCARMNQDICIYSIFGHSI